The following coding sequences are from one Rutidosis leptorrhynchoides isolate AG116_Rl617_1_P2 chromosome 11, CSIRO_AGI_Rlap_v1, whole genome shotgun sequence window:
- the LOC139877641 gene encoding callose synthase 9-like, which yields MSDVGHRDAEPGGQWERLVRAALGRERTGIAGNVPSSLLNSMNIESILQAADEIQDEDPNISRILCEHAHTLAQNLDPNSEGRGVIQFKTGLNFVIKQKLAKKDGAGFDRSQYIARLREFYMHYREKNNVDKLREEEMELRGSGTLIGNYQELERKTVKRERVYATLNVLGTVLEHLIKEVSPEEAEGLIPEELKKVIESDAAAMTEEDMIALNIIPLEVRAAISSLKYFRGLPKLPESFPIPATRSADIFDFLHFTFGFQKGNVSNQRENIVNLLSNEQSRLGVPNEHEPKLDETTVDRVFLKSLDNYIKWCKYLGIPPMWINTDVNKEEKVLFISLYFLIRGEAANIRYLPECICYIFHRMGEELDDLLRQQLAKPADSCVTKNGVTLTGVSFLEQVV from the exons ATGTCTGACGTGGGCCATAGAGATGCGGAGCCCGGTGGTCAATGGGAGCGTTTGGTTCGTGCTGCACTTGGTAGGGAGAGAACCGGGATTGCAGGAAATGTTCCATCGTCACTTTTAAACAGCATGAACATTGAATCTATATTACAAGCAGCTGATGAAATTCAGGATGAGGATCCAAACATATCTAGAATAT TATGTGAGCATGCTCATACACTGGCTCAAAATCTAGATCCTAACAGTGAAGGTAGGGGCGTGATACAGTTTAAAACGGGGTTGAATTTCGTTATCAAG CAAAAACTAGCAAAAAAAGACGGTGCAGGCTTTGACCGAAGTCAATACATAGCTCGTTTACGTGAGTTTTATATGCATTACAGAGAAAAGAATAATGTAGATAAGTTACGTGAGGAGGAAATGGAATTAAGGGGGTCGGGTACTTTAATTGGAAACTATCAAGA GTTAGAACGCAAAACAGTGAAGAGAGAAAGAGTTTATGCAACTCTTAATGTTTTGGGAACTGTTTTAGAACATCTTATCAAGGAGGTTTCCCCTGAGGAAGCAGAAGGATTGATTCCCGAAGAG TTAAAAAAGGTGATTGAATCTGATGCTGCTGCTATGACAGAAGAAGACATGATTGCTCTTAATATTATTCCTCTTGAG GTTCGGGCTGCAATATCATCATTGAAGTATTTTAGAGGTCTCCCGAAATTGCCAGAAAGTTTCCCGATACCAGCTactaggagtgctgatattttcgACTTTCTACACTTTACATTTGGCTTTCAG AAAGGCAATGTATCAAATCAACGGGAAAATATtgttaatcttttgtcaaatgagcAAAGTCGACTTGGTGTTCCTAATGAGCATGAGCCA AAACTAGACGAGACTACTGTGGACAGAGTATTTTTAAAGTCTCTTGATAATTACATTAAATGGTGCAAGTACCTTGGTATCCCGCCGATGTGGATCAA TACTGATGTCAACAAGGAAGAGAAAGTACTTTTTATCTCTTTGTACTTCTTGATACGGGGTGAAGCTGCTAACATACGATACCTTCCTGAATGCATATGCTACATATTTCATCGT ATGGGAGAAGAATTGGATGATTTATTAAGGCAGCAACTTGCAAAACCAGCCGACAGTTGTGTTACTAAGAATGGTGTTACTCTGACCGGTGTTTCGTTTCTTGAACAAGTCGTTTGA